One window of the Triticum dicoccoides isolate Atlit2015 ecotype Zavitan chromosome 3B, WEW_v2.0, whole genome shotgun sequence genome contains the following:
- the LOC119280363 gene encoding uncharacterized protein LOC119280363 has product MATEILLPRLIYDRCLVSKMVFTPNPTTNDFLAAVICDINGFACITAGARRWDVLDPIRLDDGDQIADLLYHRNDLPPELVCCIADGLDDLKCYASAHGTCPIWRSTLTPPSPSLLLDHNDDPAKRCITTAIKHHTDVASILTLSSSELNNIPSGKTCLGCSGGWLALSVCINGGHSLLSLFHPIMAAKILLASLIYDGRLVSNMVFEPSPTSDDFLAAMICDVNRLAYITTRARMRVILDHIRLAEGDQIANLLYHRNCMVNCITRFGDVHVLRLPQHHRREPIILEGHTLAHLVVHGSSRCTGHDQI; this is encoded by the exons ATGGCCACTGAGATACTCCTGCCCCGGCTTATCTACGACAGGTGTCTTGTCTCCAAGATGGTTTTTACACCCAACCCCACAACGAATGACTTCTTGGCCGCTGTGATATGTGACATCAATGGGTTTGCCTGCATCACCGCCGGGGCCAGGAGGTGGGACGTCCTTGACCCCATCCGCCTCGACGATGGGGACCAGATCGCCGACCTCCTCTATCACAGAAATG ATCTTCCGCCGGAGCTTGTGTGCTGCATCGCCGATGGACTTGACGACCTCAAGTGCTACGCGAGTGCGCATGGAACTTGCCCGATATGGCGTTCCACACTCACGCCGCCGTCACCGTCGCTGCTCCTGGACCACAACGACGATCCAGCGAAGCGCTGCATCACCACCGCCATCAAGCATCATACCGATGTAGCCTCGATCCTCACGCTTAGCTCCTCTGAGCTCAACAACATCCCTTCAGGCAA GACATGTCTTGGCTGCTCCGGCGGATGGCTGGCCCTCTCTGTCTGCATCAACGGTGGTCATAGTCTGCTTAGCCTCTTCCACCCCATCATGGCCGCTAAGATCCTCCTAGCCTCGCTGATCTACGACGGCCGCCTCGTCTCCAACATGGTCTTTGAACCCAGCCCCACCAGTGACGACTTCCTGGCCGCCATGATATGTGACGTCAATAGGCTAGCCTACATCACCACTAGGGCCAGGATGCGGGTCATCCTCGACCACATCCGCCTTGCCGAAGGAGACCAGATCGCCAACTTGCTTTACCATAGAAATTGTATGGTTAATTGCATCACTCGGTTTGGAGATGTCCACGTGCTCCGCCTGCCGCAGCACCACCGCCGGGAACCTATCATCCTCGAGGGCCACACATTAGCACATCTTGTAGTGCATGGATCGTCCAGATGCACGGGACATGACCAGATCTAA